Genomic segment of Schistocerca piceifrons isolate TAMUIC-IGC-003096 chromosome 1, iqSchPice1.1, whole genome shotgun sequence:
gattagatggtagatcacataactaatgaggaagtattgaataatattggggagaagagaagtttgtggcacaacttgaccagaagaagggatcggttggtaggacatgtgttgaggcatcaagggatcaccaatttagtattggagggcagcgtggagggtaaaaatcatagagggagaccaagagatgaatacactaagcagattcagaaggatgtaggttgcagtaggtactgggagatgaagaagcttgcacaggatagagtagcatggagagctgcatcaaaccagtctcaggactgaagactacaacaacaacaacaacaacaacaatggccacTAAAACATTTGTTTCAAAGGGCCTACATTCTAGCAGTTCCTGCCACAGGAACAGATAGCTAACATGTCACAGATGAGTAAATGATGCAAGTAATATGTTTGTGGTAATCAGCAGCAGCATTGTTAAATCGTGTTCAAATGTCACATTATGAATATGGTCAAAacttaaaatttttgaaacttcTTAATTAAAATCATAATATAGAATATATTTTGAGTGAAACGCTTaactcagaatttgaaacacaatatAAGAACAAAATTGGAACTAGCCTAAATGTAGCAGACTACATTTCTTGCTGGTCATAAGAAAAGAAGGACAGACTAGTTAGCAAGAAATTctttaaaatcaccacaccaaTGAGCAAACTGGGATGTCAGACTACACGTAAAATTTTTTGGTACATATCACAcatatttcttcagttacaataAGAAGTCAGTTTCAGTTTCGATTTCAGGTTGGCACTACCCTctcataagaaaataaaaataaaaaaaatgtacttCTACCAAATGTGGCCTATTGACATAACACACTACAAACAAAAACATGATGAGCTGTGGATCACCAGTGTGTGTTTTTTCATTTCATTCTCAGCAAGAAAATATAATGAGCAACAGAAAATAAAGTCTTCAGTGCCACCTCAGTATGGAGATTCAGTGACACGAACACTTATGAAGAGAGAAGTTTGTTAAtcagaaatactgaaatattaacATCAAATGCTTCAAAATCCCATGCATCACAGTTAACAAGCTCTTTTTAAAAGATGTCATGTTTATTGAGTTCAGCTTATTCTTATTCATAAACATGATTTGTTTCAAAATAATTGCATTATCAACAGacagcacaaacaaaaaacatTACCTTTTCAGATAGACAGACGGACAAAGACACATTGGGAATGGCATATCTTATAATGTGCGTAATGTAATGCCATCTAATTAATGAATGTAGTATTAGGAATGTGGCAGTAAATACTGAAGATGGCAATGGTGGCAAACATTAGAAAGTATTATCATTACATACAAGTAACACTGAACAATGTCATGAACAacaatgatgatgatcatcatcatcacaatataagctctcatacacaaaacagcaaaCTGAAAACTCTCATTAAAACcttgcacaaaaacaaaatattcttATCTGCTGTAGAACAAACATGGTGCCCAGATGAAGAGATCTTCAAATCTGAAAGTTACTGGTTCTTCAACAGAAGCTCAAAAGAGGATACTCAAGGGGTCTGCAATGCCTGGAACTGCATTTGCCATGAGAATCTGCCTTCTTAAATTGGTCACGGACTTCAATCCAGTGAATGACAAGAGAATTAGTATTAACAATAAAATGTGCCAACAAGACTTCACCCTAGTTAAGGAACATgtccctacaaatgataaaaacaagTCTGCTCCAGATGAAATGGAAAACTTTTGACAACTGTTGGATGAAACACTAGTTAAAATACCCAGTTACCACATGAAGCTTCTTATGGATGATTACAATGGTAAACCTGGTCCCACCCATAGAAGAACCAACCAAAAAGTGAGAGATTGGTCTCCATTTGTGAAAGTCCCAGCCTGCAGTCATGTCTACCCACTTTCGACATCTACCCTGAAAACAAATGACTTAGCGATCCCCTATCTAACCACAGATGAGTTTCAAGCAATTATGTCatggttaccatgagaaagagTCTAGACATATCGAATTTCAAACTTAAAAAAGGGATAAAAGTGGCCCCAGATCACTAGATGTCAATAATTAAATCCAAACCAATTCCCACAAACACCAGGAAGACCCTGAAACAGATCATTCTCTGTAACTATTGTAAACTTTGACAaagtgtccacctgcttagctgggtggtaatgtactcacctcccatgcaagtgggcctgggtttgattcccagccgggttggagattttctccactcgtagactggatgttgtgttgtcctcatcatcatttcaccctcatcactGGCACGCAAGTTGCGCTGTATGGCGTtgattgaaataagacttgcacttgatgGCCCAACTTccctgaatggggcctcccggccaacgatgccatatgctaATTTCCATTTTTGACAAAGGATCTTGGAGtcccagaaagaaagaaagaaaaaaaagaaaggaaaaaaatgcttGACCAAGTGACGGCATCTTTAATAACACCAAAAGATGCTTGACTGAAGTGGTCAAAGAAGTTGTGGAAGTCAAAAGAAGTAAAAAAGTCACACCGGATGTAATGACATCTGCAATAGAGTCCTCAGCATCACTACATGGGAATAGTACTGATTAACAAAATTTGAAAGTGAACAGGAAGCCATAAAACCCAACATGCCCAAACAGCTAGAGTGATAAAAACTGAGAATCATAAATATGAAAAATCACTTATTGAACAGAAAGATCACAATTTTATAAGAAATGATGCCAGAGACTATTACAGAATCATTAGAAGGAAACTCTTGGAGCTATTAGCTGTCATCGCTATGCTTTTGGTGAAAGAATGGTACAATGGTGGcttcaaatgaagaaaattttaagAGTCTATCAGATCACTTTAAAAAAACTATTAGACTGTGATAAATCAAAAAGTCCAAATTGGTACCAACAAATCCCTTTTCCAgtggccagaaaaaaaaaaaaaaaaaaacttggactGAGGACACCCTACCAAAGACTTTTACAATGGGTTAATCAATATGCTTTACAAGAAAGCAGCATGAAAAACACCAAGTCTGCTGCCCATATCCTACAAAACTCGCTCACTTGCCATTGTGGAGAGTTTGTAAGCCCAAGCTGAGCATCGAATAGAGGAATATTAAAGGGGCTTTAACAGTGGTCAGACAACAGCTGAACAGATCTGTAACCTTTAAGACATCCTCAGGTAATACATTCTAAAGTTTAAACATGTATGTCAAACATCCTTAAAGATCTTGGGGTTGACCTTAAACTGCTGGCATTAGTTACAGCTGCTCTGACAGATACAGATTCGAAGAGAAAGTTCCTAGAATGCCTCTCAGATTCCTTTGAGGTGAAAAGAATAATCAGAGAAGGCAATGGGCTGTCTCAAATACTTTTCAAATGCATTCTTGAAAAGTCGTCATAACCTGGCAAATTAGACTGACAGAAACCAACTATGATCTCATTAGAATGGGAACTTAATCCAAGGGAGTCAATGGCAGACTGCCTGGCtcttgctgatgatattgctacacTGTTCAATGCCATAGAAGCTGCTAGAACTTAAATCAGactggaaggaaataatgactaaTATCAAAGATGACCCCCCTCCGCCCAAAACTCCATACAAAATATGGAGACATCAGcaaatagaaaaatttaagtacatgACTGACACCATTACAAAAAGCAGTCTGAACAAGGAAGCACTTAAGGAATGAATATATGAACTTGAAATAACCTACCAAATGTCACACATGATCTGAAAAGCCTTCCACAAAACACTAAAATACATCAATATGAAACGGTTCAGGAGGCAGTAGTTATGTATGCAGCTGAAGCACCATCCTTAAATGCAAATGAAGACCTTTAAAAAAGAGTGCAGAATCATTACAGCAATGGCATCCACCATTCAATCCACAATACATCTGTAGAATTTTACGATCACAGCAAACAAATGTATGGCAATAGGTTGACCAAGATCTTCCACTTTGTTTTGATTGAAATAATCCAACTACAATGCCCTGGTTTAGAAATGTAAAAGAAGATGTACTTCTTTTAAAAGTCAAATTCAAAGACAAGTGTGATGGCAATCCCTTCCATAAGAAGATAATAATTAATGGGGTACACCTAGCTAAATGACCAAAAAGATGATGCTGTGTCCATTGGATGGAAGAGCATAGTAAAGTCCACTCATAAAGGGCTTCAAAGAAAGTAACTTTCACTGTCAAATGTACCAAGACTTCATGTGATCCGAGACAGCACCAGCAAAACAATGTAATGTTGTTCTTGTTTACTATATTGTGTGCTTTTCCACTGACATATGACATTCATTATGCATAAACAATACATATTGTTGTGAGTTTAGGTAGCTGTGCATCACACAAGCACAAGTGTAATAAGTAACACATGGAAACTTTATATAAATGTAATGTAAGTTAAATAAATTACCTTTATAAGGGACTATAACTGCTGTTTAGCTTCATTTGTATGTGACAAACGCATCAGCAGAAATCCTTTGTCTGCAGTGGACTGCTCATTATGTGAAGTGTTAAAGAATTGGTAAAGTAACTAAAAAGCAACTAGAGGTAAAAGTAATGTGGATAAGTAGGAAAGGTAACAGCTGGACCTTAAGACAAAAAATACGAATGTCCTCAATGAAATAAACGAAGACAGACAAGTTCTTCAGGAAACATAAACCTCATGGACCATATATTAGTAAAAGATGGATGACAAATGGATTTTATGGCAAAATACTGAGTAAAGGAGATCTTGACAGACACAGGAAGAACTGGAAGATACAATCTGTTACTTACTAAAAAGGGAAGGAAAAAATGGAACAAATTTCCACTTTAGAATATAATGAATGTAAAATATAACATGATGTAGATGTGTTTAGTGTAATTCACATACAATACTGTCTCCTTAGTGCATTTACAGTCGCAGGTTTTCACGAAACAAATACATAAAGCAAGACAATCCACGATATGTTGGACAGAATTCTGTGCTGATAAAACAATGAAGATGCAACATTTCTTTGCACAATTCTACCACCCGCTTGAGTCCCTCCAGGAACACACACATTTGGTTAAATAAAAAGTTCATTTACTATATGAAATCCTAGATAGCTGAGACTCATCATGAAATATTATGGAAAAGTCATAGAGCCAAAGTAAAATcacatacaaacaaaatttaaaaatgtctATTGTGGAATCTTTTATTTTGGTATGGTAGAATCTAAATGGAATGTAGGTGGTTTGTGAAGTGAAGCTGCTGACTGTTCAAACTTGAGTAGCTGCCATTACCATCTCCACAAAGCACTTTCTTGCATGAGGTTTGTCATTACCATACAATAGTTAGCCTAGTTTTTTCTATTGCAAACAGCAGATTGGAATGCCAGTATCAAAGACAGAAAATTGGTGTGAATATATGATGTGAGGGCATTCTATACAATGCTAAGcccccactacacacacacacacacacacacacacacacacacacacacacacagtgtcagtTAAGTAAAAGCTCCAGAAATATCAgaaataacacattttttttctgaacacaAAGTAGTCTTCATCAGTACAATAATGTGTTTATGAGAGAAGACATTCATCATGGGAAAAGTACAATTGTAATGTACAGAGAATTGATGTAgccggtgaaaaaaaaaaaaatgaaaacaagtgtCATTGGAGATTTATTCATAGCCTgatgagcaacacacacacacactatagaaAAGTTCACAAGAATAACAAATAAATACACCGGAAGTGGTACAAATATCGTACCACAGAAGGTTACATGTAAAGCTGCAACCAGTTTTCACAATAGCTGATTAATATGTACATGGCCATAAATTATAACACATTTAAACACAAACTGAGAAGTTTAATACCACGTCAGTATGtgatacattgaaaaatatacaaattttaGTAGGTTTTCCGAGGCCTAATGGTGCAGCTGAAACTCTCACTGAAGCTACTGCTTCTGTCTTGTTACTgaggatgcacacacacacacacacacacacacacacacacacacactcttccttttcttctttctgaaATGGTAAAGAAAACAAACTCAACAATCAAATACCTATATGAAGCAAATAACCTTGAATTTCTTGTTGCTTAACAACACAAAATAATCTAACATCTCTATTACATACCCAACATTGGCTGTGAGCTATTTCAAACCAGCTCTGATTGTTGCTGGGCATTCCTTAGTTAACATAAAAAGCCTCAACAATTTGTTTTTCCATTTACATTTGTAGGCACACAAAGCACAATATAGTAAAACAGGAATCATTCCAGAGAAAAAAATCTATGACAAACATAGAGATTTGCTCTTTTTCGTAAACATATAGCTCGGGAAATGCTCAGACAGACTGTAGACAAAAATTTACACTGCAAGTGagacaagaaattaaaacagtCAAAATATAACAGTAAACAAACAGCAACTGCAGTTATACTTTGGCATCACACACTATTACTAGAAGAACACTGTGAAGAAAATACAAATCTCTGAGGGCTGGGACAGTACTGCCCCATTAAAAAAAGTGCAgggataaaaaaaattttatgttaatgTAGTTCAACTTAATGCATATGTACCACTCTTTTCTTAACATAACAATGACAATGTTTCATGATGACACACACACATTAAGAACTCTGCCACATTACTAATCAATAACTACCTGAGGTAAGATTCAAGAAGAATCTAGAGACAAATCAGTTCCTATTTTCGATAAATTACAGTTGGTACTACCTATACATGAGCTACAATGAGTACGTTACCAAACAATTTTTTGCTCTATCCCACAGTGACTGTTAATTTTATAGAAACACACAATTCCTTACAAACATTTCTTTGAATAACCACATCAATTCTTGAACAGCATAAATCACTGGTGACAAAACAGTGTTCTCAAATGGAAAAATAGAACTGGGTTCTTTGAGCTTCTCATTCAAGGACAAACAAGAACAGTTCCGTATTTGATTTTCTGGCTGTATGTGGGCAATACTTCAGCAAGAATTTACACTTAAAAAGGCACAACACTCATTAATTGTAACTGTACTGTGTATATACTGAATGGATGAGAATCAATTCTTCAAAAGACAGATTCAACAAGCGCACACATATTAATCATACATTCCATATTCTGACTCAGGCTCAGAAATTTCTGCAATATCACTATCATCTATCTGTATAATCTTTTTTCTACGTATTACTTTTATATCACCTGCTACTTTTGGAACTGTACATATATTTTCATTCAACTTCACAACTTCAACATAATTGCCATTTTTTGTCTTGAGTTCATATTTATGATTGTCAACTAACCTAACTTGTGGTTCGTAGTTAACAAGTTCTATATCTGAATCACTTGAGCTCACTACTACACTTATATTTTCTTCAATATCTGTAATAGTATTATATGTAATGGCAGGCTGTTCTTTGGGCATTTGCAAAGATGCTGATTCTGTTTGAAGTGGGGACTGCTGCTCTTGTTGTGGAGCTGTTTCTGCAGATGTTACACTCCTTACAATTCTGGTGGTGTCGCTGAGATGCAAACTGGTGACCTCTGAGGGCTGGTCTGGTATGctctcaatatcaattgaaatcTCCtcgtcttcatcatcttcatcagaaCCTTTGTTCACAACTGTACTGCATGTTGAGCATTCCCAAACAGGCCTTTTTGTCTTAAGATTACCACAGATTTTGTGTGTTCCTTGAGAGCCACAGTATCTGCATaatattatttcccacatttttccTTTCACATTAACTGAACGTGACTTTGCCCTACATATCTTAGCATCACAACGAGCATAAGTCTGAAGCAGCTCTTCATAAGCATTTGGTACTAGCTCCCAAGAGGCATCTCGTTCCGGGACAAATATGCCATAAAATTTCATTGTTTCTTCAAAAATAGGCTTATTACAACACAACGGACATTTAAAAAAGTAGCCACTACTGAGAGCTAGTTTCTGCAAACAGTTTTTGTGAAACCACATATTGCAGCAAGGAGCCCAAATTGTTTCTGGGGACGGTTTTGGTCTCAAATCATCAGAACATATAGAACAGGTGGCATAATCAGTTTGAAATTTCTTCAAAGCCAATGCATCAACTTTCTGTACGAGTCTGTGCTTATCACAAAAGGATCTGAATGCTCCAAAGAATTGGTGAAATGACGACTGTTTCAATCCACAAGGTAGGTGAAAAACTTTCTGGCATTTTGGCGTCCCACAGTATATCGAGGCACCTCTTTTTTTACAATAGCTGCATGTAACGTTTTTCACACGTCGCACTTCTTTCTTAATGTCATCTAGCAAGAAACCCCGAATGCCTTCATCGTCTTCTCCATTCTGCCGTATGTGCGTGGTCAGTAGCAAACAGAAGTAATGCGTGGCGACAGTTTCCATTTCAAGAAACTCACCGTAACGAATTTCGTCATCAACTACGGAATTGCAAAAGCAACATCTCTCTTTTCTTATCTTGCCCATTGTTCTTACAAACTGTCACATTGATACTACATTTACGGATTTCGCGGTTACCACATTCACATGCTCACttttgtaaacaacaacaaaacgcCTGACAGTGCAACCCACCAATGGCAACCAGTTGTTCCCGATCACATAACAGCTGACTGTAGCATAAACACCTACTTCCGGTAAACAAAATTTGGAACGACAGTCTTAAATTGCATAATTTGCAAATTTAGAATCAGTATACGAGAATTTTGTGTGATTAACAGAATATAGAGAACTTCATAAAACAATCAGACCAACAAAATCGTGATTAGTTAAGCCCTTCTTCCACAGGCAACGAAAACTTGCACACAAGCGACCAGTCAACTGGCGTGCGGAAACacactactggattcactttcataCCTCATGCCCAGACAGAATAGTTAATAAAAGCCGATTAACTTACTGGCCACATGCACCTCCATCACCATCACGTAATTGTGACCCCACACGTTGAATAACATTGTCAAATCGTTGCTATAGTTCAATTTCTGAAATAATATCAAAATTGATCTCCAGTCAGCAATGTTTCTACAATCAACTCTACGTGCACTACATAATTATATTCGGGAAAATTATGTATACTCACACGTAGAAACCTGTATATGCTTTATTCATAACTtagcattaattaatttttaaaaaatctttcttcGCGACCGTTCCCATATTTTCTGAGCAACATCATTCTTCTTAACATTTCTGTTTTTGTAGTAATTTACTGAAACATCCCTACGTGATGGCAACGATTTACATATTTCTATGCCCTGTAATAATAATgctcttttgtcttgttttgaactcattttccacacaacaacaacaaatgtaccgGTAAGCTAACCTACGTCCTTGGTCTGTCACGGATATTGTCGGTACTGCCCACAGACGGCTCAATATTATCAGGCAGCACATTATATTTCCAAAAGTTTTGATATTCTCAATTTCACTAATAGACTGTCAATATTATTACGCATACTAGAAATATTGTCGCAATTACTGATCGTTTATGGGCCGCTTACAACGAGTACAATACAACTGGCGTTAGCCGCAAATAAAGCGATGAAATATGGCGTGAACGTAAACATAAGGCTACGCTACAGGTCACTCTGTTAACACAAACTTTATTTGTCACTCTTATTAATTAACGTAACCAACCCACCACCAATTCATCACCTCTCAATCTAACCTATGCTACAGCTCTATTTGTCATGCCAACGAGATCGACCAGTTTCAGCCAAACGCCAGTTATGCTGTACTGAGTTTAGCGATCAATTTGTCTAGGAGCAAGTGGTGGCCGGTGGATCTGGCGTTATTCTACTTTTGTTCGTTCGACAGCATAGGTCGTGAAAAGTGGGTTTGTGTATGTGAATAGGTAATGTCATCTCAAGAAAATAGGATTTTATCTttaactattaaataaatgtattgAAAGTGGGATAACTTCGTTAATCCTTAGCATAGaaatctcattatagccttcagTAATTTCTTATAACTACTTATTTGTAATAAAGTTGCACAATATTGTTCAAAGCAACACAAAATACTACAGAAGTATTATAACTAAGCACAGGCACTTGCTGAATTTCATGTTATTGGTGAACAGTTTAGATTGTAAAGTTAggcttattttaatttcaaaacacaATGATAATAACTATTTCCTTTAGTGGAAATAGAATAATTATTTGTGCTTCTAGAGTGTAAGAGCTAATTTTCATCTAATTAAAATCCCATGTAGAACACTCATCATTCAGTGATTGTGCCAGTAAGAACACTATCATATTTACATGGGATTTTCATTAGGTCAAGAGCAGCTTTAACAATCTGAAGACACTAGTGAATTACCTATTTCAACTTTGTGGTAATAGTTAGACTCAGTGACTCAACCAAAAATATATTATAATTCTACTTAAATTAAATATCTTTGCAATATTGACTGGTTTGCAGGAATGTGAACCACAGCAAGTCTATTGCCTTGGTTACAATACTATTGGGATACATTGAAGCAGAATGAGAACAGATCTATCTAGTGGCAGTTGCTGTAGCTTTTGGATGATGGTGCAAGAGGTTCAGATGGCCAATAAGTTAAACAGCTTTCAACTTTTCTGCTTATCAAGCGAGCTGGCATGATAGTAAGCCAGCAGATTGTAACCACAGGCCAGTGGGATGCCTGGTGTACAGGTTGGGATATGAATGTGCAACTTTTCATGGCCAGTTAAAATGGTGATTAAAGGTAATATTTGAAACAGATTTGCCTGTCATCTGAAAAACTGGAAGATATAGGTAATAGTTCACTAATAAATAGGAGATCCTCTCATGAAACTAAAAACATATCTTGAACTTGATACTTACAACAGCaagtttatgtaagtctgcaggctttcatggccattgtcactgaagttaaaatcttctgggttattaggctgcaTCATGTGAAACAcgatgcggcctaataacccagaagattttaactccaGTCAACAGCAAGTTTGTCAGTTACAGTTTATTACTCCTATAATTTTTAGGACTATTGGATATCAGTACTGAATATGACCTATGCTTCAATAAAGCATGCTGAGGAAGTCATTACAGCTGATGGAATATCACATATTTTATAGTATCACTATTCGAATTCTAGTTGTGTTTCTACGACAGGAATAGTAGTTTAACTGTTTCAGAACATTGTGTGAGAGTAAGGAATCATATTTTTGATTTAATATTATCCAaagtaaatgtaaaatatttttatggttacattcacattttatgatttttatttgcTTGTGTCTGAtgctcacacagaaaatgttagtcCAAAAATACAATACAAATCTAAGCACAGTCAACAATGCCCTTGCAATCAGTTTGCAGTAAGTCTGTTAATGATTTACGTAGGGCCAGTATTACAGTGTCATGTTTCTTTGTCAAACAAAGTTGAGATGTCTCATActgatgtcaaagaaatttgatagagaAATAGGGAACTTCGTTAAATATTGCCTTTCATTAAGGAAATGTCACCAAATCCAGAGCATTGCTGTGAATTTAATCATAAATTCTTTCGTCTTCTATTCATTGCACTATTAAATTAACAACTCGGAGCGCTGGCACTGCTACAGGTATTTGATgcctgtagtgtgtttgtaaatatAGCTACAAAATTTAGTTGACATGTTCCTTCGACtctttttaataattttgctttgaCTTGGGTGGTGGGTAAGCAAGGGGCACAACACATGCTATTGATCATATGCTGGTAGGCAGATGGAAAACGCTGCAGGCATCTTCAAATCAACACTCGCAGCTATAACCATCTAACTCTACATTTGGAAACATCCAGGCGACTTTACAGCAAGCCAGAATAGAGGAGAAGGAAATACTCTCAAATAAAAAGAAGAATgttagctttccattctactttaTCTGCTTTTGAACTttggatgccacaagttaaaatATGGTTACATTTGTGGTTGTTGGAACAATAATTCTATtagttaaattattcaaaaatgaaaatagttcttattgcccatatTGTGTGtgctaaacatttatttaccttgagGAATTCCTCCTTCATTGCTTTATAAATCACTTCACACATTTCTTGAATTATTTTGGTCTGCAGTATTTTGGAGTGCTGTATTTTAAGCTAGAAtagctctctcctgtagcaagaaatcaTAGTGTTGTGGTGAGCATGTCTTGTTCACATGTAGCATTTCTGAACTGAGTATTCTGTTTTGTACTATGAGGAGCCCCTTCGCTGGGCAAATATTGAAATACACTTTCATCCATTTGTAAGTAATTCATACACTTACAACTCCCAAAAAACTGCTGAATGCGTTTCTTATCTCGACATAAAACTCACGACTTcgcccaagtatgtttccttttttttctgctgtttctcttccaaatgcgcacACAATGCCATTGTGATACAAGCAACTGCAGCACATAGTAACGAAGTGCTGTTTCCGCCACCTTAAActttaatgaaaaatatgatgacagtgctaTACCTCTTTTTAACGACatatcaaagatctttgtcaaagaaatttgacaaatatttgatcatatttcactgTCAAGGAAAACGATAATGTAATACCAGCCTAAGTAATACTTTTCTCTAACAATATATGGTTGCATGAGTAGTGTGCATTTACTTGCACAGTATTCTCAATATGTACTTCACCCTGTTATCTGAgacacaaacacaaatattttgcaTTAAAAAGTTTCTCATTGGAATAGATACTTGCAGCACTATTTGCTAATTTTCAACTACAAAGTGCTGATG
This window contains:
- the LOC124789436 gene encoding PHD finger protein 7-like, giving the protein MGKIRKERCCFCNSVVDDEIRYGEFLEMETVATHYFCLLLTTHIRQNGEDDEGIRGFLLDDIKKEVRRVKNVTCSYCKKRGASIYCGTPKCQKVFHLPCGLKQSSFHQFFGAFRSFCDKHRLVQKVDALALKKFQTDYATCSICSDDLRPKPSPETIWAPCCNMWFHKNCLQKLALSSGYFFKCPLCCNKPIFEETMKFYGIFVPERDASWELVPNAYEELLQTYARCDAKICRAKSRSVNVKGKMWEIILCRYCGSQGTHKICGNLKTKRPVWECSTCSTVVNKGSDEDDEDEEISIDIESIPDQPSEVTSLHLSDTTRIVRSVTSAETAPQQEQQSPLQTESASLQMPKEQPAITYNTITDIEENISVVVSSSDSDIELVNYEPQVRLVDNHKYELKTKNGNYVEVVKLNENICTVPKVAGDIKVIRRKKIIQIDDSDIAEISEPESEYGMYD